The genomic segment GACTTATTATGTTATAGCTGTGGGGAAGATCACTGATCTCGTAAACTAGAAAAAGTAAAGGCGTAAGGTATCATTGCAtgacagcaaaaaaaaaaaaaaattgtcagaTTGCCTTAGGGATTCTCCTACAACCTATAATAATAACTCTCCAAACAATTTCCTGAATCTCCAGTCTTCTGCTTTGTTTGAGCACCCATTGAATGGTATTGATACGATAAAACAATATTGAGGCACTTGCATATATTTCCGGATCAAATTATCTGCATGCTATCGGCGGTCGTGAAATGAAGTTGCTGATTTCTGCTAATCTCCCCCtaagagtaaaaaaatagcttGGCTTCCCACAGTTCCTAGCTCAACGGCGCACGGAACGGAACGAGAGCAAGCAAGAGACGATTATTTTTCCTATTTTACCTTGTATGAATAATTATTCATATTCGCATCTATAAGACAAAATGTGCAATCTGTATTTCCTTGCCCATGAGTATTATCTTGGAAACTGCTTCAGAATTGTCGTTTGAAGAACTCCACTTTTATGCAGTTGAATGATGCTTTTGGCATGACAATATATTCATTAAGAAGCTGTGAGTCTATCCACTCAATAGTCAAGCAGCAATCACAAATAATTTCTCGGGTAACCTTGAATCCTAAGATGAAGCCTACAGTCTGCGAGCGGAGCTAATTTCTCGAGGAgggataaaaaattaaaatgtttcacagttgtggggggggggggggggggggggtattgaACTTACTATTGAGGCTAAAATTGTTGGATTCTGCTGCAAACGTTTTCATAAATATACATTATAAGTACCTGCTGTTGCAGGACGGTGAAGGAGAGACCCCTTTTTTATTGCCAATATTCTCTATTTGCTTTTAATTCTTCTTAATACATATGTCTTTCTTATCATTCTTATCCCTGTAAATCATTTCCCCTATCGCCAGAGCCCTCGTCCCCGAGCTCAAgcgtattgcgtgacagaggtcagaagACAACCTagggtccacccctcccctaccccaGAGACAAGGAGATGACGCGCGAATTTGATATGACCCGTCTCCTCTGCTGACAGAGCTTTCCTTTCGTTGTTTCAACTGTTATATAGTCTATTTTTGTCGggtctttgttgttgttatttttttcgcgAGCTCTTCTGTTTATGTCACAGGCAAATGACACGACTGTAAGCTGCTGATAAAAATAAGGGTTTATTATGCTAGCATAACCTATACTACATGCGTATCAAATGGTACCCCCGTTTTTTCGAAGTGCTCgtaaaacttttaaaagaaatgcAGTAATGCtcgttttctgtttttctgttttgagTCACTTTTGCTTCTACTTATATGTATTTTGATCTCACGCGACACCACCCACAACGCTTTCCCCACCTTCACTATCTAAGATCCTCTTTGATGAAGGCATTTTTGCATTTCAAAATGCTTACCAAATATTCTTGGGTGTGTCGGTTGCTTCGACAAATGTGTTTTTCCCCAAAACTTGCTGCTCGCAGATGAAAACAAGCCAAAGTGCTCGTGCTCACCAAGACCGTTTGCTATATTCTAGGTCATCCTACACGAACATATAACTGATACGAAATGACaggaatgaaaagaaaagacaATCATTACCACAGATGATCACATGTATGTCAGTTTATCCCTACAGATTTCCACATGCAAATTATAGATTACCACCCGTATATAAGGGGAGGGGATCGGAGAACACAAATGACGGTTTTAAGGATTGcaccacaggcttaccaccCTCTATCCTAAAATAAAGGAGACAATAAACATTGTTTTGTGGTGTGTTTTTAATTCAGAATAAGTGGTATTTCCTATGGTTTGGGGCAGTTGAAAGTTTCACCTTACTTATAGGAGGTGATCGTGAATATTTCAAGCCAATAAATTACTCGACTGACTGAGATGATGGCCAGCCTACATTAAATCTAAGAACACGGATGGCTTTAGAAATATAATCAAACTAGCCGCGTAGGACTGGGCAAGAGGCGCAAGCACGCTGATCAGGGTCGTCAAGAGGTCTTTTCCTATTAAAGAATATCTAATCCTGCACATACCCGTCAATAAGTTCTAGCCCATGGAATAAAACCGAGAACAGAAACGAAAGGGAACAAATGATTAAGCCATAAAAAGTTCTGATAagtaacagaaaaaaaaatgtagacCCAATTGCCCGAGGATCGAACCTCCTCACATCAGATGAAAACGAGAGAAAAAGATAGACCATACTCCCAGACATGCGCTGAAAcgccgtatggcagctaaagctttacggctaggctgaagatttcggccccagcaccgctatctagcgaactgtacaacacaaaggcacctgaggtacccgcgcattaatggggaggcaataaccaggatcccaggcctgtcttagtcggttacgccacgcacagctcgctgaaaTATAGAGTaaaaaatatcggggtctttttcaTGCTTGCCTCTCTTGGGAATTAGCGAGTTGCTATAGCAGTGTGGTAATTttgtcatcatcttcatcatgtCTTTAGCCTTTTGTTCTTCTTTGCCCAGTTGCGCACGTGCTTATGACATCTTTCGTATTGCCTCCTTCAACTACGTGGGTTATTTTGGATGAATCAATGAATCAATAAATAGGAAGGATAAATAACATAAATAGCTTTGTAAACATGAACGATTcttggggttcctgtggacGTCGGTTATTGCAAAAGACTGAGCTCGAGCAGGAGGGAAAATTAAAAATGGCGGGAACGAGTGTAAGGTAAGCTTGCAGAGAAAGCGGAAAATCCAGCGAAAAGAAGCTTTTAGGGGCCGCATAACTCAAACATCATACTTTTGAAAGCTTCAGGAAGATATTAACTAAACTTTTCTTTCATATAAACTTCCTAAACAATCTAAGAATTTTTTCGCAAGGTCGAAGCGGTCTTGCTCTGCCCACGTTTTTATTCTTCTAGGGCAATCAGCCTTTGATATTTCTGCCACTAGATTTGCATGCCCTTCACAATGGTTTATCATTCAGATAGATTGACACAATAAACGTATAAGCATTTTACCAAGCACGTAGCCAGAGAGGTTCGAGGGTTAGGAAGAACCGCtctgggaggggggggggggtatgttTTGAGACAAAAGAGATTCATGAAAAGCCCAAATTTACCAAGGGTGCACCTGTCTTTTATGCAAATAGAAAAACGAAAACCATATTTATGACCGAATAATGTCGGTTAAGGGCCGACAATGGCCAAGAAAACCCATGTACATCCTGAGTCATGATGACCTGGCCATCTTAATGGCCTTTAAGTTCCTTAATAGCAAAATATATAGGAGGTACGCCCTAGTATCCTGTGTAGGGGAGACTTTGAGAGGAGGAGAGGTGTAGTTTTCTAAcagagggccatatgttagaaaactgtattttGGTTAATATGCTACCCTTGGTAAATAAAGATTATCGTATTGTATTATATTGTAGATCCTGGATTTCCCGAAGTTTTTTCATAACTTAACCCAAGTCTTCCAATCGTCTTcccctaaggaatagcatAATTAAATTTTGCTTGAAGAGGGTGATTCATGAGAAGTTTCACAAAGTCATCTCACACAAAGAAGTCCTTTATCTTGATTTCTATTTTAAGAACCATGGAGAATGTGATGGTGTCAGCTAGGGCGGCCGGCATCACGTCTCGCATCGGCCCAGTGCAGTTGCTCAGGTTCTCATCACACGTCATGTCAGATGAATACCGACTACTAGAGCTATCTCCAAAGCTCCTGGAGACCTTGGAGCAAGGGGAAAGGTATGAACAATAAGTTTAAGATGTGCAAATATGAGAATCCGAAAGGCAATGCTAGGCCTTGTAgctgtttttgtcttttgtcttgattgaattgaccattacccatatttctttttagtttgGTCATCCGTGGTGAGAACCAGGAAGAGGCTTTGCTTTTCTCCAAAGACACAACATTTGAAGTCAAACTTGCTGACACATCTAATACATTACTCCTAACACCAAGTTGCCAAACACCTAAAGACAATGGTCTGTCTCAATAACAATCCTTTAActaaacatcaacaacaaaaatcaatgacaacaacaatataaaaaaatgaaatagcTATATGGCTGAAGCAGTTCTAGTGTAGTTTCTGGTGGCATAAGTATCGCTTGATACCCTGAGTTTGTTGGTTAAACCTCATTTCACTAAACTTTTTCTGcagttttttatttctctcCATACATTTGTACAGACACATTGTGCCCCTATCCTTTCAGCCCGACCatattttaaatttctttATTCAAGACcttgattgtttttttaataccaTCATGTATGCTATAGCTACAGTGAGAagttttgtcattttttccaCAGCTTCTTGGcaactacccccccccccccctcaccacccctcttctccccactcccccctccccattaGCTGAAGCCCTGACCAACACAAACTTGATCAAGCTCTAAATCTTTTATTGCTAGGGTTCAAGCAAGAAACGAGTGAACTGATTGAAAGACAGGTACATTTTCCCCATGTTTTATCATTGCTTTcaagaataaaatacaaatattcAGCAATTGGCTTTCTTATTTTAAACAGCATTTCTATTGCAATCTTCGTTGTTTGGCTTttcaatattcaaaagaataatacaaaaagtttaaaaatgaTGGGCACTGAAAATTTAAGATTGTAGTTTATGAAAATAACAATGTTTATCAAAGAAAATAGTAGTCCTTTTCTGATTTCCTATCAGGTTTCCAGCTGTCATTCAGAATACCTGGAGGTGAGGTCAGGCAGGCCACGCCTTCAAAAGCTGCGCAGGTTATTAGAGCAGGCTATGTATAAGGGACCAGAATATGAGAACAAAGGCGACGATATGACAGACGGTATTCGGGAAAAGGTAAGTATAGAGATTTAttctatctgtctgtctgtccgaaATTTGTGCCCTTGTGTCTGTGTGTGTGCCCCCTGTCCATTTGTCtgtctgcctgtctgtctCTCTGTCATAATGTACAAGGGGTGGCACTTTATAAAGTATGAAAATAGGCgaagaacataaaaaaattgataattaataaatacaaTTCCCTGTCttctattttctattatacTTTTAGTTCACTCTAGATGACTTACTAAATGTTGTACAAGGAAGTGAGCAGGAAATTAAACAAAAGCTGGACAAATTAGGAGCTCTTGAGATCAATGGTATTGTTATTCCCattacttgtttgtttgtttccaAATTTTATTTAGTTTAGCTTGTCTTGATGAAACATCCCTGAAAACCGCCCTTCACCCTCcacaatcatttttttttttcaaatatgttgTAACTGCGTAAGTTTAATTTATTTGGTATTATTATATAGGCCACTGGCGACTGCTGGAAAAAGACTATGAAGAGAGGGCCACAATGCGCATTCTGACATACCTAGAGGAAATGGCCTGGGATTATCAGAGAGTACCATTAGATGAGTGTTGTGATGGACTGAAAGAACTCCAGCCAAGGTACGAATTCCTTCTTTAGAGGGGCTGATACATAAGGGAGGGGACGATACATTAGGAATGGGCCAATACATTAAAAAGGGGACTAAAAATTAGGGAGGGGACAATACATAAATGAGGGGACAATACATTAGACAGGGGATGATACATTAGGGAGGGGACGATACATTAGGGAGGGGACGATACATTAGGGATGGGCCAATACATTAAAAAGGGGACTATAAATTAGGGAGGGGACAATACATTAGACAGGGGATGATACATTAGGAAGGGGACGATACATTAGGGAGGGGACAATACATTAGGGAGGGGACGATACATAAATGATGGGACAATACATTAGACAGGGGATGATACATTAGGGAGGGGACAATACATTAGGGAGGGGACAATACATTAGACAGGGGATGATACATTAGGGAGGGGACAATACATTAGAGAGGGGACGATACATTAGGGAGGGGACGATACATTAGGGAGGGGACAATACATTAGGGAGGGGACGATACATTAGGGAGGGGACGATACATTAGGGAGGGGACAATACATTAGGGAGGGGACGATACATAAATGATGGGACAATACATTAGACAGGGGATGATACATTAGGGAGGGGACAATACATTAGAGAGGGGACGATACATTAGGGAGGGGACGATACATTAGTGAGGGGACAATACATTAGGGAGGGGACGATACATAAGGGAGGGGACAATACATAAGGGAGGGGATGATACATTGGGGAGGGGACAATACATTAGGGAGGGGACAATACATTAGGGAGGGGACGATACATTGGGGAGGGGACGATACATAAGGGAGAGGATGATACATAAATGAGGGGACAATACATTAGGGAGGGGGTGATACATAAATGAGGGGATGATACATTTGGGAGGGGACGATACATTTGGAAGGGGAGGATACATTAGGGACGGGATGATACGTTAGGGGGATGATACATTAGGAAGAGGATGGTGATACATTGGGGAGGGGCTGATACATTAGGGAGGGAGAAGGTACAAATATCTTCCTTGGACGGGGCAATACATTAGGAAGGGAGATGGTACATATATCTTCCTTGGAGGGGACGATACATACATTAAGGAGGGAGAAGGTACAATTATCTTCCTTGGAAAGGCCGATACATTAGGGAGGGAGAAGGTACAAATATCTTCCTTGGAGGGGACGATACATACATTAGGGAGGGAGAGTGAAAGGGAGGGTCTCCTCTTACTAAAGCAACTTTACCAAACCTGTCAAAAAAACTCTTGGGAGGGAGGgaaaataatttattgaaAAGTGGAAGCTGCTAGAACAACTATTTAGCTTATATTTAAAATCACCTAGGTAAAAGTTATTTGGTAAGTATATTattgaaatgtttttgttcaaataaataaaaagtagtCAGTCACAAAAGAATTTGATAAGGCATTGATTAAGTTTCCATCCAAACCTTTTACAGCTTTGTAACAGAATACTGCCTGCGTCATTATGGCAAATTGTGTGATGGCTGCATGGAAGGTTAGTTTACTTCTCCAGATATTTCATGGAGACGTATACTTGTTGTTTTGGATTATCTAGCTCTACATGGTAGCTAGGCTCTACTTCCAGCTTGTTTCTATGACACTCACCACCCCTTTGCTTTTGTTCAGAGGTCCACTATCATCTGTTGGAAGATAAGATCTGCAGGTTTTATGCAGAATATCTCCTTCGACCTGCGGGCAGAGTGAGTTACTGATACAACCTAATTTTCAGATGCATACAAGTCCACCACTCTCTTGTATACACATTAAAATCAGGACACAACATGCAATGATAGTCCCCTCAATGGCAGACTAGCTTCCTATTATTTTTGAACATTAAATAAATGATACAGTAcagtaaatatataataatccATCCCTGTTCCAGTTCAACTATCACGAGTTCATGGAGTCGTGGCAACAGAGTGTTCCAGATGGCATGACAACTACCCTTGAACATCTACAGGTCTGTTGTTATCACCCTTAAACTTCAGCTACCCTGAAGATACAGATATTCTGATAGAGGTTTTTCAAGCAAAATGTTAGACTTTTTAacctgacagggtttcaagcaAAATGTTAGACTTTTTAacctgacagggtttcaagcaAAATGTTAGACTTTTTAACCTCAGGGGGAGTGGAGAAATGGAACCTACAGCCCCTGGATGTCTACTGGACACCCTGCAAAGCTGCTGTCCAAGTCATAAAAAGCTTAAGAGCCTCTCCCACCTAACCCCTGTATtgttggctatttttagtactACGTACTACATATTGTGGTGTTGGCCCTATTTGATGTGTTTGTGTCACACACCCTACTTGCCTAAAGTTTGACATTATATTGCAGGGTATTGCACTAACAGACATGAAAAGTCATCCCCCTGTTATCTGGCATTTTCCAGCAAGTGATCTACCGGAAGAACCAGAGATCAGGTAAGAACACCATAGAACTGCAGAGTCAGAAGAACAAGAGATCAGCTAAGAACACCATAGAACTGCAGCGAGTCAGAATAACAAGAGATCAGGTTAGAATATCAAAGCACTGCAGTAAGTCAGAAGAACAAGAGATCAGGTAAGAACTCCATAGTACTGCAGAGAGTCAGACGAGCAAGAGTTCATGTAAGAACACCATAGAACTGCAGAGAGTCAGAAGAACAAGAGATTAGATTCTGGGGGTTCTAGTGTTAACCTTGGTTTGCTTCTTTGGTTCTGTTTATTTACTGAAAAGCCTGTTTTTATTAATGATCTTCCACTTGTTTGCAGGTTTAACaaactttttaaaacaagaaataaatgGACATTTGATGAGATCCAGCCCTACATCAGGTACTGAAGATATACTGAGTTAAATACAATAACAGGGGTGGATATCTACTAAAGATATACTGAGTAAAGCAATTACAGGTGGACATGGGGGGATATGTACTGAAGTTATACTGAGTTAAGCACAATTACAGGTGGATATGGGGGGGTATCTACTAAAGATATATTGAGTTAAGCACAATTACAGGTGGATATGGGGGGATATCTACTGAAGATATACTGAGTAAAGCACAATTACGGGTGGATATCTACTGAAGATATACTGAGTTAAGCACAATTACGGGTGGATATGGGGGGATATCTACTGAAGAAATACTGAGTTAAGCACAATCACGGGTGGATATGGGGGGATATCTACTGAAGAAATACTGAGTTAAGCACAATCACGGGTGGATATGGGGGGATATCTACTGAAGATATACTGAGTTAAGCACAATTACGGGTGGATATGGGGGGATATCTACTGAAGAAATACTGAGTTAAGCACAATCACGGGTGGATATGGGGGGATATGTACTGAAGATATACTAAGTTAAGCACAATTACGGGTGGATATGGGGGATATCTACTGAAGATATACTGAGTTAAGAACAATACAGGGGGGACATCCACCCCAGTATAAAAAGTTAGGACAACTATGATGGCTCGGACAACAAGATTTATAAAGATGTGTTCACGTTTGGTGATCAATTCCAATTTAATTTGCATGGAATAAGCAAAGCATTATGTCAGAgacataaaaaagaattaagGACGATGTTCCACCAAACCATGAGGTTGATTAAAAATGTGGATATTTGAACTGCAAACTCTTCTAAACTTTGTCTGCTACTGTAGAAATGGTTTGGTGGAATACAGCTGAAAGATATCCAATAGAAGTCATAACATGCcgctattgaattctgaatcaaattctATTGTTTTTGGCCGACATCATCCACATTGCCATTGCTTAAAAGCCCCTAATGCCTCTTTATTTGGTATGAAATAATAAGTCTCAAAGTTTAACTCAGACCCTCCAATACACCACCCTCCCTGGAACTGATAACACCTTTACAATGTAACACCAATATCTCTTCATCTGTCACTTCTCATTGCAGGGATTTGGTGGGTACTGGGCAGCCCCTAAACTCTCTCCTCTTGAAATATGCTCGCTCCTCAAAAGATGACGCAGGAAACAAAGTTTACAACTCCAAGAAACCAGTCTAAACCATTGTTCCAATACTCTATTTTTAGATGATATATGGAAAGTTATTTTGTCTAATGGGGGGCATAAAGGCTGTTTAATGGGTAGGGAAGGAAGCTACTGTGCTTGATGCTTGTAATACAGGGCCAATGaagagtaagtacgcagctgctttgtcttctATTATCTGtgctctacaaaggagttcttttgtctctattcttctcgttctttgtgtcgaggtgcggatattgttcatttgcccaatcaaattgcagcttataagagctgcgtactgacccccaATGAAGCATATATGTAGACACATAAGCGTCAACATCAATTCTTTACTCAACCACAATATAATGTACATATTTACAATGTAAATACACCCCTGTAAGGTGACAAACGATTACACTAGCATAATAACACATGtaaaaatctgcaaaattgATTAACATATTAAACAGGAATAGATGAAAGTTCTTACATATTGATTACACAACCACCTATACAAGGAGGGAAAGTTATTACAATAATTTGGGTGGTTTTCATGAACCCTTGGATTTAGAACTCAATACTCTTACTTTCATTCCTCTTTTCAGCTGGCTTGATAACTACACTTTGACTACTACATAGATTTTTCAAAAACATTCTAAAAGACTGCTGTATTTTAACAGTAGTTAGATTTGTTTCTTTGATACAAATTAGAAACATACACcgatttcaataaaggttgtcagtgcaaatggcgattggcaaatggaaGTTCTACTACcaaaagtaaccatgcgtcttcAGGGTTCCCACAGTCAGGGAAAAGTCAGTGaaattcgattttttttcaaggtcAGGGAATTGTCAGGGAATTATGATTTAAGTCAGGGAAATTTGATAATTCTCAAAAAGTCAGGGAAAAGTCAGGGAATAAttcttatttttcaaaaatcattATTATGAATTGTGTTGGCGATAATCAAGCAACCTCACTGTTAATTAAAAGTTTCAAAAATCGCAATACATCAGTATAAACGAATTATCCTATGTGGTTTTCCTGTGGAGGAAAATGAAGTGGAGGACTGGGTCTGAATTATGTCGGCCATCTTGTTGCAGTATTGGAAAGCACGTGGAGGTAGGGCTGGAATTAAGTATTTTAGCTATTTTAAGGGCATTATTTCATAACCTTAGCAGTGATAGAGTGGGGGGATGCATAATGTAACAATTTATTGATCATTTAATGACAAAATCGGTAAACTAACGACATTTAATTCAAGATATTTTTGTATGCAGCGAATTTTTTCGTAACTGTTCAGTCTTAGTCTTAagctttaaaaattatttttgtttatcctGATTTGCATTTTGAAAAAGAGGAAACCACGCCTGAACTTAGTtagatatacattttttttgtccattctcattgcatttaattgcAGCATGACTTTATACAAAATTATTTACAGTCGTAACACTAATTTTTTATAACTTTTGTATTGGTTTGTAGATGAGTAAGCGAACTGTATTTAATAATCTATGGCTTCAAGACCCACTATTTCCTTGGGTTGCACAAGCTCAGGAATCAACTAAAGCAAGGTGTAAAATGTGCTCTGTTACATTTGAGCTTGGAAATATGGGAAAACAAGCACTGATAAGTCATGCTAAaggcaaaaaacatcttaggAGAGTTGCTCCATCGACACAACAAGTTTCTTTGAACTCTTTTGTCACTGTGCAAAAGCAAGAATCCGAACAAAATTCTTCAGCAGCAGAAAGGACAATGACTGTACCACCTCCTCCCGTCGATCTTTCTCAAGTTGCCAGTTCATCTGATTCATCTAAAGGCACAATTAAAAAGTATGTTACCAAAGATGAAACTCTAAAAGCAGAGGTGCTGTGGGCTATAAAAGTCCTCATGTCTCACTATTCCTGTAATAGTAGTGCAGGCACTGACAAGCTATTTTCCAATATGTTTCCAGACAGTGTAATTGCCAAACAGTTCCAATGTGGAGCAACAAAGTGTTCATACTTGATTTGTTTTGGCATTGCCCCATTTTTTCATGATGAATTAATGAAAAGACTTCAAGAGCAAGGAACAATGTATGTTATCTCATTTGATGAATCGCTGAATACAGTGATCCAGAAAGAACAGATGGATTTGATTGTGCGCTTTTGGGATGTTCAGAAGAATAAAGTTGTATCAAGATACATTGATTCCCAGTTTCTTGGTCACACAAGAGCTGCAGATTTACTTCAAAGTTTCAAGCTAGGTCTACAAAAGCTGAATCCTGCAAACCTTGTGCAGGTATCGATGGATGGTCCTAATGTTAACTGGAAATTTCTTGAAGACCTATTAGAAGATAGAGAACAAACTGATCCAGATCTTCCAAAGCTCATTAATATTGGTGCCTGTGGGTTACATGTGGTACATGGGGCTTTTAAATATGGAGCTACAGCCACAGGCTGGCGTCTTGATAAACTTCTGAGGTCTCTCTGGTACACTTTTTCAGACTCACCAGCAAAAAGAGAAGATTATGAAGCCATTTCTGGAAGTTCCATGTGGCCACTACGATTTTGTGGAACAAGGTGGCTGGAAGATTTGCCAGTGGCAGAACGAGCAGTGGCTATCTGGCCAAATATCAAGAAATATGTTGACGAGGTGTCAAAGCTACCAAAGAGCAAAATTCCTACAAGCCAATCTTTCAAAAATCTACAGGCATTTGTACAAGATCCACTCATTGTTGCCAAACTTGAGTTCTTTATTAGTATCGCACGCATTCTTGGGCCTTTTTTGAAGAAATTCCAAACCGATCAGCCCATGGTCCCCTTTCTTACACAAGATGTA from the Nematostella vectensis chromosome 4, jaNemVect1.1, whole genome shotgun sequence genome contains:
- the LOC5502402 gene encoding sister chromatid cohesion protein DCC1, yielding MNDSWGSCGRRLLQKTELEQEGKLKMAGTSVRTMENVMVSARAAGITSRIGPVQLLRFSSHVMSDEYRLLELSPKLLETLEQGESLVIRGENQEEALLFSKDTTFEVKLADTSNTLLLTPSCQTPKDNGFKQETSELIERQVSSCHSEYLEVRSGRPRLQKLRRLLEQAMYKGPEYENKGDDMTDGIREKFTLDDLLNVVQGSEQEIKQKLDKLGALEINGHWRLLEKDYEERATMRILTYLEEMAWDYQRVPLDECCDGLKELQPSFVTEYCLRHYGKLCDGCMEEVHYHLLEDKICRFYAEYLLRPAGRFNYHEFMESWQQSVPDGMTTTLEHLQGIALTDMKSHPPVIWHFPASDLPEEPEIRFNKLFKTRNKWTFDEIQPYIRDLVGTGQPLNSLLLKYARSSKDDAGNKVYNSKKPV
- the LOC125561799 gene encoding uncharacterized protein LOC125561799, with protein sequence MKWRTGSELCRPSCCSIGKHVEMSKRTVFNNLWLQDPLFPWVAQAQESTKARCKMCSVTFELGNMGKQALISHAKGKKHLRRVAPSTQQVSLNSFVTVQKQESEQNSSAAERTMTVPPPPVDLSQVASSSDSSKGTIKKYVTKDETLKAEVLWAIKVLMSHYSCNSSAGTDKLFSNMFPDSVIAKQFQCGATKCSYLICFGIAPFFHDELMKRLQEQGTMYVISFDESLNTVIQKEQMDLIVRFWDVQKNKVVSRYIDSQFLGHTRAADLLQSFKLGLQKLNPANLVQVSMDGPNVNWKFLEDLLEDREQTDPDLPKLINIGACGLHVVHGAFKYGATATGWRLDKLLRSLWYTFSDSPAKREDYEAISGSSMWPLRFCGTRWLEDLPVAERAVAIWPNIKKYVDEVSKLPKSKIPTSQSFKNLQAFVQDPLIVAKLEFFISIARILGPFLKKFQTDQPMVPFLTQDVQTILEAILSKFVKKSVLQEATTCAKLANIDVSKSDNLLPPRKVDVGFAAKMSVHKMESTKQATPLQILEFQNNCLEFLKQLSSKVMDRSPLKYKMARNLVSLNPIYMASNPEAATTRFSNVLQQLISHKMKSTHCCDIALQQYKAFLADVERYSKEDFKSYQSSDKALDVFLAEYFHQKPQYADLWQTVKMLLILSHGQSCVERGFSDNKDIVSNNMHQDTLVGFRRAHSGVKSLECPIEDSITTELLTSCKYASNRYRQSLAEKKSIEAKTHKESLKRKVEEDIKQAKKKKQKLETTATALLKEADDLATNAEMKGDFSILAKSNALRVKSKEKRKEIEKEEQNIDLLQKKLKSF